Part of the Leptolyngbya sp. KIOST-1 genome, GGGCTGAAAGACCGGCAGGCGATCGCCCGCCTCTTCCTCCTGCCCCATGCTGGCCCAGACATCGGTATAGAGCACCTGGGCATCTTTGACGGCCGCTTCGGGGTCGGTGGTGATCAGCACCTGGCCCGGCCCCAGCCCCTGGGCCTGCTCGACGATGGCGGGGAGAGGAGCATAGCCCGCTGGCCCGGCGATATTCACGTTCATGCCTGCCATCGCACAGCCCAGCAGCAGGGAGTGGGCCACATTGTTACCATCGCCCAGGTAGGTCAGGGTCAGTCCCTCTAGCTGGCCAAACTCCTCCTGGATGGTGAGCAGATCGGCCAGAATCTGGCAGGGATGCTCCAGATCGGTCAGTGCGTTGATGACGGGAATAGAGGCGTAGTCGGCAAACTCCTGTACCTCAGCCTGCTCAAACGTTCGCACGGCCACCACGTCGAGGTAGCGATCGAGCACCCGAGCGGTGTCGCTGGTAGGTTCGCCCCGCCCCACCTGGGTCACCCCGGCGTGCAGGTCGAGGACCTGCCCGCCCAACTGGTACATCGCCACCGAAAAGCTGACGCGGGTGCGAGTTGACGCTTTGCGGAACAGCAGCCCCAGCACTTTCTGCGGAAACTGGGGGTGGTGCTTGCCCGCCTTCAGCTCGGTGGCAAAGGCGAGCAGCTCAGTCAGCTCGTCGGCGCTGAGATCGCTGAGGCTCAGCAGGTCGCGTCCGCTCAGGGGTGGCATGGCCATGGGCAAGCACTCGTAAAAATAAGACATTAGCAGATTCTAGAGTGAGTGCTGCGCCAGGGTATCGCTAACCCACAAGCGATCAGAGTGCAGCACGAACGAAAGAAGCTGCTAATCGCGCGCAAAAAAGCCCCCGGTCAGTGCGTTGATGACGGGAATAGAGGCGTAGTCGGCAAACTCCTGTACCTCAGCCTGCTCAAACGTTCGCACGGCCACCACGTCGAGGTAGCGATCGAGCACCCGAGCGGTGTCGCTGGTAGGTTCGCCCCGCCCCACCTGGGTCACCCCGGCGTGCAGGTCGAGGACCTGCCCGCCCAACTGGTACATCGCCACCGAAAAGCTGACGCGGGTGCGAGTTGACGCTTTGCGGAACAGCAGCCCCAGCACTTTCTGCGGAAACTGGGGGTGGTGCTTGCCCGCCTTCAGCTCGGTGGCAAAGGCGAGCAGCTCAGTCAGCTCGTCGGCGCTGAGATCGCTGAGGCTCAGCAGGTCGCGTCCGCTCAGGGGTGGCATGGCCATGGGCAAGCACTCG contains:
- the argF gene encoding ornithine carbamoyltransferase; this encodes MPPLSGRDLLSLSDLSADELTELLAFATELKAGKHHPQFPQKVLGLLFRKASTRTRVSFSVAMYQLGGQVLDLHAGVTQVGRGEPTSDTARVLDRYLDVVAVRTFEQAEVQEFADYASIPVINALTDLEHPCQILADLLTIQEEFGQLEGLTLTYLGDGNNVAHSLLLGCAMAGMNVNIAGPAGYAPLPAIVEQAQGLGPGQVLITTDPEAAVKDAQVLYTDVWASMGQEEEAGDRLPVFQPYQVNEALLEQASGDAIVLHCLPAHRGEEITHAVMEGSASRVWDQAENRMHAQKALLASVLSESKG